A region of the Streptomyces sp. NBC_00442 genome:
CTTCAAGATGAGCGAGTCGGACTGGGACCTCGTCATGAACGTCCACCTCAAGGGCGCGTTCCTGATGGCCAAGGCCTGTCAGAAGCACATGGTCGACGCCAAGTGGGGCCGCATCGTCTCGCTCTCCTCGTCGTCCGCCCTCGGTAACCGAGGCCAGGCCAACTACTCCGCCGTCAAGGCCGGCCTGCAGGGCTTCACCAAGACCCTCGCCAAGGAGCTCGGCAAGTTCGGCATCACCGCCAACGCGGTCGCCCCGGGCTTCATCGTCACCGAGATGACCGCCCAGACCGCCGCCCGCGTCGGCATGGGCTTCGAGGACTTCCAGGCCGCGGCCGCCACCCAGATCCCCGTCCAGCGCGTCGGCCACCCCGAGGACATCGCCAACGCCATCGCCTTCTTCACGGGCGACGCCGCGGGCTTCGTCTCCGGCCAGGTCATGTACGTCGCCGGCGGACCGCTCAACTAAGCGCAGGGGTACGGAACATGACTGAACTTCCCGAACTGTCGGGCAAGGTGGCCCTGATCACCGGAGCGAGCCGCGGCATCGGCTACGGCATCGCCGAGGCGCTCGTCGCCCGCGGCGACCGGGTGTGCATCACCGGACGCGGCGAGGACGCCCTCAAGGAGGCCGTCGACAGGCTCGGCTCCGACCGGGTCGTCGCGGTGGCCGGCAAGGCCGCCGACGAGGCCCACCAGGCCGCCGCCGTCGAGCGCACCATGGAAGCCTTCGGCCGGGTCGACTTCCTGATCAACAACGCGGGCACCAACCCGGTCTTCGGCCCGATGGCCGAGCTGGACCTGAACGTGGCCCGCAAGGTGTACGAGACCAACGTGATCTCTGCGCTCGGATTCGCCCAGCAGACCTGGAAGGCCTGGCAGAAGGAGAACGGCGGCGCGATCGTCAACATCGCCTCCATCGCCGGCGTCTCCGCCTCGCCCTTCATCGGCGCGTACGGCATGAGCAAGGCGGCCATGGTCAACCTGACCCTTCAGCTGGCGCACGAGTTCGCGCCGACCGTACGGGTCAACGCGATCGCCCCGGCGGTCGTCAAGACCAAGTTCGCCCAGGCGCTCTACGAGGGCCGTGAGGCGGAGGCCGCCGCGTCCTACCCGATGGGCCGGCTCGGCGTGCCCTCCGACATCGGCGGCGCCGCCGCGTTCCTCACCTCCGACCAGTCGGCCTGGGTCACCGGGCAGACCCTGGTCATCGACGGCGGGCTGTTCCTGAACGTGGGGGTGCACTGAGGAACGGGCACCTCCAGGCCACCTCCAGGAGCGTGCCCGCTCGGCCCGAAGCCCCCCCCAAGTGCCCCGTCGCGTCGGTCGGTCGATGCGGCGGGGCATCGCGCTGCGCCCGGCCGCTCCGGCGGCGGGAGGCGGGCGCACGGGCGGCGTTGTCAGTGGTGGCCGGTAGGTTCTGAACTCCGCACCGAGGGTGCGGAACCGAATGTCCCACGGAGGTTGTTGACGTGACCGATTCCGCCATGCTGCCCGAGTCCTGGCAGGGCGTCCTCGGCGAGGAGCTCCAGAAGCCGTACTTCAAGGAGCTCACCGCTTTCGTCGAGGAGGAGCGGGCGAAGGGCCCCGTCTTCCCGCCCCGCGACGAGGTCTTCGCCGCCCTGGACGCGACGCCGTACGACAAGGTCAAGGTCCTGGTCCTCGGGCAGGACCCCTACCACGGCGAGGGCCAGGGCCACGGCCTGTGCTTCTCGGTGCGGCCCGGCGTCAGGACACCGCCGTCCCTGCGCAACATCTACAAGGAGATGCGCGACGAGCTGGGCCTGGACATCCCGGACAACGGCTACCTCATGCCGTGGGCCGAGCAGGGCGTGCTGCTGCTCAACGCGGTCCTCACCGTGCGCTCCGGCGAGGCCAACTCGCACAAGGGCAAGGGCTGGGAGAAGTTCACCGACGCGGTGATCCGCGCCGTCGCCTCGCGGCCCGACCCGGCGGTCTTCGTGCTGTGGGGCAACTACGCGCAGAAGAAGCTCCCCCTGATCGACGAGGAGCGCCACGTCGTGGTCAAGGGCGCCCATCCTTCGCCGCTCTCGGCCAAGAAGTTCTTCGGCTCCCACCCGTTCACGCGGATCGACGAGGCGGTCGCGGCCCAGGGCCACGACCGCATCGACTGGCGCATTCCGAACCTGGGCTGAGGGCCCGGCCTGGGCGGGCGGGGGCGCCGGGCGGCCGGGGCGTGTGACGGCGTCCGGCTGACAGACCGGTGCCCCCGCCCGAGCCTGAGGCCGATTGTCAGTGGCTGCCGCTAGCGTCGAAACCGTTCGGCTTTCGAGACGACCGGTGGAGACAGTGTGACGGACATGCAGGAAGCCCCGGGGGACATCGTGATGACCCGGATCGGGCAAGCGATGATGCTGCTGCACGGTGGGGACCGCGAGGAGGCCCGCAACCGCTTCGCCGCCCTGTGGTCGGAGATCGGCGAGCGCGGCGACGCGCTCCACCGCTGCACCCTCGCCCACTACATGGCCGACGCGCAGGACGACGCGGAGGACGAACTGGCGTGGGACCTGCGGGCGTTGGCGGCCGCCGACGGCTTGAGAACCGCCGACGGCCCGCGTCATGACCGCCTCCCGGCCCACCGTGCGCCGCTCGCCGTGCGCGCCTTCTACCCCGCGCTCCACCTCAACCTCGCCGCCGACTACGCGAAGCTGCACCGCCCCGCGGAGGCCCGTCGTCATCTCGACCGGGCCCACGCCGCGCTCGACGTGCTGAACGACGACGCGTACGGAAACGACACCCGTGAGGCGCTGCGCCGCCTGGAACGACAGCTGGATGCCGTGTGACGAGGGGGGCGCCCCCTCAATGGCCGTATACCTGATGACAGATGCGCGCCTCGGGGCTGTCGGCGCGCCAGCCCGCGTAACCCTGGCCGAGCGCGCAGACGTCACCGGAAACGGGCGGTGCGGGGGCGGGTCGGGGGTGTGGAGTCGCGGGGGCGGCCGGCTGGTGCCGCGGCTGTTCGGTGCGGTGATGACGGCCATGACCGACCGCTTGCCGCCGGTCGGCCACAGGTGGCGGGGGCGGCGCGGCGGGCGGGCTCGTCGGCGCGATCGCCTCCAGGGCCTCGCGGGCGGGCGGCTGCGCGATCTGCGGGGAGAGCCGGCTGCTGCGGCCGCTGTCGGCGGCCGGAGCGGGCGGTGGGGAGGGCGCGGGTCCCGACTCGACGGAGACACACCCCGAGACGCATCCGCAGACGGCCAGGGCGGCCACGGTCGTCAGGAGCCTCAGC
Encoded here:
- the fabG gene encoding 3-oxoacyl-ACP reductase FabG, with amino-acid sequence MSTTEQRVAIVTGAARGIGAATAVRLAAEGRAVAVLDLDEAACKDTVDTITAAGGRALAVGCDVSDSAQVEAAVERVAAELGAPTILVNNAGVLRDNLLFKMSESDWDLVMNVHLKGAFLMAKACQKHMVDAKWGRIVSLSSSSALGNRGQANYSAVKAGLQGFTKTLAKELGKFGITANAVAPGFIVTEMTAQTAARVGMGFEDFQAAAATQIPVQRVGHPEDIANAIAFFTGDAAGFVSGQVMYVAGGPLN
- a CDS encoding SDR family oxidoreductase, with product MTELPELSGKVALITGASRGIGYGIAEALVARGDRVCITGRGEDALKEAVDRLGSDRVVAVAGKAADEAHQAAAVERTMEAFGRVDFLINNAGTNPVFGPMAELDLNVARKVYETNVISALGFAQQTWKAWQKENGGAIVNIASIAGVSASPFIGAYGMSKAAMVNLTLQLAHEFAPTVRVNAIAPAVVKTKFAQALYEGREAEAAASYPMGRLGVPSDIGGAAAFLTSDQSAWVTGQTLVIDGGLFLNVGVH
- the ung gene encoding uracil-DNA glycosylase, with the translated sequence MTDSAMLPESWQGVLGEELQKPYFKELTAFVEEERAKGPVFPPRDEVFAALDATPYDKVKVLVLGQDPYHGEGQGHGLCFSVRPGVRTPPSLRNIYKEMRDELGLDIPDNGYLMPWAEQGVLLLNAVLTVRSGEANSHKGKGWEKFTDAVIRAVASRPDPAVFVLWGNYAQKKLPLIDEERHVVVKGAHPSPLSAKKFFGSHPFTRIDEAVAAQGHDRIDWRIPNLG